A genome region from Sphingorhabdus sp. SMR4y includes the following:
- a CDS encoding DUF6975 family protein → METQPGSAGQAGTYGSDTTPYVGLIAEDFSLLSGADIADIVHFLCVLHGRHPGVIDHAATKTVEDDAREWLVQAIDGFAAERAFLTKLTVAAGPISGVSGDDQSNAAVLGQRKALDMLSQSDRNGCAMGAAIALVADWHCIRKILEQIALRTGVEARSSILPSARQTSDLNILLAKTPALERALNFGAEQLLNQHRGLWQLLEARRNMQLSR, encoded by the coding sequence TTGGAAACACAGCCCGGCTCCGCTGGGCAGGCCGGCACATATGGCAGCGACACAACGCCCTATGTAGGACTGATTGCTGAAGATTTCTCTTTGCTGTCGGGCGCCGATATCGCCGATATCGTGCATTTCCTGTGCGTTTTGCACGGCCGTCACCCCGGTGTCATCGATCATGCCGCAACCAAGACCGTCGAAGATGATGCGCGCGAATGGCTGGTTCAGGCGATCGATGGCTTTGCCGCCGAACGCGCTTTTTTGACCAAGTTAACCGTAGCCGCCGGTCCGATTTCCGGTGTCAGCGGCGATGACCAGAGCAACGCCGCAGTGCTTGGTCAACGAAAGGCCCTGGATATGCTGTCCCAGTCCGATCGCAATGGATGCGCCATGGGCGCGGCCATTGCGCTGGTGGCAGACTGGCACTGCATCAGAAAAATTCTGGAACAGATCGCTCTGCGCACAGGCGTGGAAGCGCGCTCGTCCATATTGCCCAGCGCCCGGCAGACATCGGATCTAAACATCCTGCTGGCGAAAACACCCGCTCTGGAAAGAGCGTTGAATTTCGGCGCGGAACAGTTGCTCAATCAGCATCGCGGACTGTGGCAACTGCTCGAAGCGCGCCGTAATATGCAGCTTTCCCGCTAA
- a CDS encoding AAA family ATPase — translation MRFDGTKDYVATDDLKVAVNAAMTLRRPLLVKGEPGTGKTVLAYEIAKAMGTPLIEWNVKSTTKAHQGLYEYDAVARLRDGQLGDERVHDISNYIRKGKLWEAFTAPELPVLLIDEIDKADIEFPNDLLQELDRMEFHVYETKETVKATERPIVIITSNNEKELPDAFLRRCFFHYIKFPDRETMQDIINVHFPDIQGVLVKKAMDIFYEVRDVPGLKKKPSTSELLDWLKLILNEDMPLEALQSSDSSKAIPPLHGALLKNEQDVMLFERLAFMAKREAR, via the coding sequence ATGCGTTTTGACGGCACCAAAGACTATGTTGCAACTGATGATCTGAAGGTTGCTGTCAATGCTGCCATGACCCTCCGGCGCCCTCTCCTCGTCAAGGGCGAGCCGGGCACCGGCAAGACGGTTCTGGCCTATGAGATCGCCAAGGCAATGGGCACACCGCTGATTGAATGGAATGTCAAATCCACCACCAAGGCGCATCAGGGTCTCTATGAATATGACGCGGTGGCGCGGCTTCGCGACGGCCAGCTGGGCGATGAGCGCGTGCACGATATTTCCAACTATATCCGCAAGGGCAAGCTGTGGGAGGCCTTCACCGCTCCCGAGCTCCCGGTTCTTCTGATCGACGAAATCGACAAGGCCGACATCGAATTTCCGAACGATCTGCTGCAGGAGCTCGACCGGATGGAATTCCACGTTTACGAGACCAAGGAAACCGTCAAGGCGACGGAACGCCCGATCGTGATCATCACCTCGAACAACGAAAAGGAACTGCCCGACGCATTCCTGCGCCGCTGTTTCTTCCACTATATCAAGTTCCCGGATCGCGAGACGATGCAGGACATCATCAACGTCCACTTCCCCGACATTCAGGGCGTTCTGGTCAAGAAGGCGATGGACATTTTCTACGAAGTCCGGGACGTTCCGGGTCTCAAGAAAAAGCCGAGCACCAGCGAACTGCTCGACTGGCTGAAGCTGATCCTGAACGAGGATATGCCGCTCGAAGCCCTGCAATCTTCCGACAGCAGCAAGGCGATCCCGCCCCTGCACGGCGCGCTGCTCAAGAACGAACAGGACGTGATGCTGTTCGAACGCCTGGCGTTCATGGCGAAACGTGAAGCTCGCTAG
- a CDS encoding vWA domain-containing protein has translation MFFNFMDELRAAGISASLKEHLVLLEALEKDVIRRSPEEFYYLSRATFVKDEGLLDRFDQVFSKVFKGIETSYGTQEEDIPLDWLKAVAEKYLSEEEMEKIKSLGSWDEIMETLKERLEEQQKRHEGGSKWIGTGGTSPYGNSGYNPEGVRIGGEGGQKKAIKVWDKREFQNLDNTKLLGTRNIKVALRRLRKFAREGAADELDIDRTINGTAKQGWLDIHMRPERHNAVKLLLFLDVGGSMDPFIKLCEELFSAATSEFKNLEFFYFHNCPYEGLWKDNRRRFSERTNTWDVLHKYGHDYKLIFVGDASMSPYEITHPGGSVEHFNEEAGVTWMQRLTNTYPAAAWLNPVPEKQWGYSQSVKIIRELMNDRMYPLTVDGLGDAMKELTRKQG, from the coding sequence ATGTTCTTCAATTTCATGGACGAACTAAGGGCCGCCGGCATTTCGGCGTCGCTCAAGGAACATCTGGTTCTGCTCGAAGCGCTTGAAAAGGACGTTATCCGGCGCAGTCCGGAGGAATTCTATTATCTTTCCCGCGCAACTTTCGTGAAAGACGAGGGCCTTCTCGACCGCTTTGATCAGGTTTTCTCGAAAGTCTTCAAAGGTATCGAAACCTCCTATGGCACGCAGGAGGAAGATATTCCGCTCGACTGGCTGAAAGCGGTCGCCGAGAAATATCTGTCCGAAGAAGAGATGGAGAAGATCAAGTCGCTGGGCAGTTGGGACGAGATCATGGAGACGCTGAAAGAGCGGCTCGAGGAACAACAGAAACGCCACGAAGGCGGAAGCAAGTGGATCGGCACGGGCGGCACGTCGCCCTACGGCAATTCCGGCTACAATCCCGAAGGCGTCCGGATCGGCGGCGAAGGCGGCCAGAAGAAAGCGATCAAGGTCTGGGACAAGCGCGAATTCCAGAATCTTGACAACACAAAGCTGCTGGGCACACGCAATATCAAGGTTGCGCTCCGGCGCCTGCGCAAATTTGCCCGCGAAGGCGCCGCCGACGAGCTCGATATCGACCGGACGATTAATGGCACCGCCAAGCAGGGCTGGCTCGACATCCACATGCGCCCCGAACGGCACAATGCCGTAAAATTACTTTTGTTTCTGGACGTTGGCGGGTCGATGGATCCGTTCATCAAGCTTTGCGAAGAATTGTTCAGCGCGGCAACCAGCGAGTTCAAAAATCTTGAATTTTTCTATTTCCACAATTGCCCCTATGAAGGCTTGTGGAAGGACAATCGCCGCCGCTTTTCCGAACGCACAAACACCTGGGATGTGCTTCACAAATATGGTCATGACTATAAGCTGATCTTCGTTGGTGACGCATCGATGAGCCCTTATGAGATCACCCATCCGGGCGGTTCGGTCGAGCATTTCAACGAAGAGGCCGGGGTAACCTGGATGCAGCGTCTGACCAATACCTATCCCGCCGCAGCCTGGCTCAATCCGGTTCCGGAAAAACAGTGGGGCTATTCCCAAAGCGTCAAGATCATCCGGGAACTGATGAACGACCGGATGTACCCGCTGACGGTTGACGGTCTGGGTGATGCGATGAAAGAATTGACCCGCAAGCAGGGCTGA
- a CDS encoding exo-beta-N-acetylmuramidase NamZ domain-containing protein, protein MKFGIDRLIEDAELRRPLTGKRVALLAHPASVTRDLVHSLDALSALDDINLTAAFGPQHGLRGDKQDNMIESPDFNDPVHDIPVFSLYGEVRRPTAPSMETFDAILIDLQDLGCRIYTFITTLRYMLEAAAEHGKTVWVLDRPNPAGRPVEGTLLEDGWESFVGAGPMPMRHGMTMGEMGRWMISHFNLDVDYRVVEMQGWQPEGPGFGWPEDRIWINPSPNAPNVNMARAYAGTVMLEGTMLSEGRGTTRPLELFGAPDIDARSVMATMRDMAPQWLEGCLLRDIWFEPTFHKHQGLLCNGVHIHAEGPAYDHAAFRPWRLQALALKAVAALYPGYELWRDFPYEYENDKLAFDVINGGPSLREWIEAPSSTATDLDAIAEPDEQYWKELSTPFYLY, encoded by the coding sequence ATGAAATTCGGAATAGACAGGCTGATTGAAGATGCGGAATTGCGGCGGCCTCTGACGGGCAAGCGAGTCGCGTTGCTGGCGCATCCGGCTTCGGTAACACGCGATCTGGTGCACAGTCTCGATGCGCTATCCGCTCTGGATGATATCAATCTGACTGCGGCCTTCGGCCCTCAGCATGGCCTGCGCGGTGACAAGCAGGACAATATGATCGAGTCGCCCGATTTCAACGACCCGGTGCACGATATTCCGGTGTTCAGCCTTTATGGAGAGGTGCGCCGGCCGACCGCACCGTCGATGGAAACGTTCGATGCGATATTGATCGATCTTCAGGATCTTGGCTGCCGAATCTATACGTTCATTACCACCTTGCGCTATATGCTCGAAGCTGCCGCCGAGCATGGCAAGACCGTGTGGGTGCTGGACCGGCCCAATCCGGCGGGGCGACCGGTTGAAGGCACCTTGCTGGAAGACGGGTGGGAAAGCTTCGTCGGGGCAGGGCCGATGCCGATGCGGCACGGAATGACCATGGGCGAAATGGGCCGCTGGATGATCAGTCATTTCAATCTCGATGTCGACTATCGGGTTGTCGAGATGCAGGGCTGGCAGCCCGAGGGGCCGGGCTTCGGCTGGCCGGAAGACCGCATCTGGATCAATCCCAGTCCCAATGCACCAAATGTCAACATGGCGCGCGCCTATGCCGGGACGGTCATGCTGGAAGGCACGATGCTGTCCGAAGGGCGCGGCACAACACGGCCGCTTGAGCTTTTCGGCGCGCCGGATATTGATGCGCGCTCGGTGATGGCGACAATGCGGGACATGGCGCCGCAATGGCTGGAGGGGTGCCTGCTGCGGGATATCTGGTTCGAACCGACGTTCCACAAGCATCAGGGGCTGCTGTGCAATGGCGTGCACATCCATGCCGAGGGGCCAGCCTATGATCACGCGGCTTTTCGGCCCTGGCGATTGCAGGCCCTGGCTCTGAAGGCTGTGGCCGCCCTTTATCCGGGTTATGAGTTGTGGCGGGATTTCCCTTATGAATATGAAAATGACAAGCTGGCGTTCGATGTCATAAATGGCGGTCCGTCGCTGCGGGAATGGATAGAGGCACCTTCATCGACCGCAACCGACCTCGATGCGATAGCGGAACCGGATGAACAATATTGGAAAGAGCTGTCGACACCGTTTTATCTCTACTGA
- a CDS encoding DOMON-like domain-containing protein: MRLNLQRHPETPGSAIDQITADCSLSKSGTIWLRYHAEGNVEQVKLPDVPDRSERMDNLWQQSCFELFLGQPGTEQYCEFNLSPSGNWAAYDFDRYRDGMSQLVIAKAPEIHMDFSDTHIALEATLALPEPWVAPELDAGLSAVIETLDGEKTLWALAHPGARPDFHHRDGFTLKMEAAEG, translated from the coding sequence ATGCGTTTGAACTTGCAGCGTCATCCCGAGACGCCGGGATCGGCAATCGATCAAATCACGGCCGACTGTTCGTTGTCGAAGAGCGGAACGATTTGGCTGCGATATCATGCAGAGGGAAATGTTGAGCAGGTCAAGCTTCCAGATGTTCCGGACCGCTCGGAACGGATGGATAATCTGTGGCAACAAAGCTGCTTCGAACTGTTTCTCGGCCAACCGGGAACCGAGCAATATTGCGAGTTCAATCTTTCTCCGTCGGGCAACTGGGCTGCTTATGATTTCGACCGTTATCGTGACGGAATGAGCCAGCTGGTGATAGCCAAAGCACCTGAAATTCATATGGATTTTAGCGATACACATATTGCGCTTGAAGCCACTCTGGCATTGCCCGAGCCTTGGGTGGCGCCCGAACTGGATGCCGGCCTCTCGGCGGTTATTGAAACGCTCGACGGAGAGAAAACGCTCTGGGCTTTGGCGCATCCCGGCGCTAGGCCGGATTTTCACCACCGGGACGGTTTTACGCTCAAAATGGAGGCAGCGGAAGGTTGA
- the tyrS gene encoding tyrosine--tRNA ligase — translation MTHYQSDLLRLLNDRGYIHQLTDAEALDSLASKSVIPGYIGFDVTADSLHVGNLVQIMLLRRLQQAGHKPIVLMGGGTTKVGDPSGKDEMRKLLDDDGIAANFAKIRDSFENFLTFGDGPTDAVMVNNNDWLGELEYIPFLRDIGRHFTINRMLTFDSVKLRLEREQPLTFLEFNYMILQAYDFLELSRQYGCQLQLGGSDQWGNIVNGIELGRRVDGAELFGVTTPLITKADGSKMGKSVDGAIWLNADRLSPYDYWQFWRNTDDRDVGKFMRLFTDIELDEIARLETLQGSEINEAKKILADAATAMAHGESAAADAARTAQQTFEQGAAGDDLPVFEVADSTISILDALVGIGFCASKGEAKRLVAGGGARIDAAQIKDSGHMIAVAGSDVKISAGKKKHGLLRNS, via the coding sequence ATGACCCATTATCAATCCGATCTCCTGCGTCTACTGAATGATCGCGGCTATATCCACCAGTTAACCGATGCCGAAGCATTGGATTCGCTCGCCTCCAAAAGCGTCATCCCCGGCTATATCGGATTTGATGTCACTGCGGATTCGCTGCATGTCGGTAATCTGGTCCAGATAATGCTGTTGCGGCGGCTGCAACAGGCGGGGCACAAGCCGATTGTCCTGATGGGCGGCGGCACCACCAAGGTGGGCGACCCATCCGGCAAGGACGAGATGCGCAAGTTGCTCGATGATGACGGAATTGCAGCGAATTTTGCCAAGATACGAGACAGTTTCGAGAATTTCCTCACCTTCGGCGATGGCCCCACCGATGCCGTCATGGTCAACAATAACGACTGGCTGGGCGAGCTCGAATATATCCCGTTCCTGCGGGATATCGGCCGTCACTTCACGATCAACCGGATGCTGACCTTTGACTCTGTCAAACTACGCCTGGAGCGGGAACAGCCGCTGACCTTCCTCGAATTCAACTATATGATCCTGCAGGCCTATGACTTTCTGGAATTGTCGCGGCAATATGGTTGCCAGTTGCAGCTTGGCGGGTCCGATCAATGGGGCAATATCGTCAACGGGATCGAACTGGGGCGCCGGGTCGACGGGGCGGAACTGTTCGGAGTCACCACCCCCCTGATTACCAAGGCGGACGGATCCAAGATGGGCAAGTCCGTCGACGGCGCGATCTGGCTCAACGCCGATCGGCTGTCGCCCTACGACTACTGGCAATTCTGGCGCAATACCGATGACCGTGACGTCGGCAAGTTCATGCGGCTTTTCACAGATATCGAGCTCGATGAAATTGCGCGACTGGAGACGCTTCAAGGTTCGGAAATCAACGAAGCGAAGAAGATATTGGCCGATGCCGCAACCGCGATGGCGCACGGTGAAAGTGCGGCGGCCGATGCGGCCAGAACCGCGCAGCAGACTTTCGAACAGGGTGCTGCGGGAGACGATCTGCCTGTGTTTGAGGTAGCCGACAGCACGATTTCAATTCTGGATGCCCTCGTCGGGATTGGTTTCTGTGCTTCCAAGGGCGAAGCCAAACGTCTGGTTGCCGGCGGCGGCGCCCGGATTGACGCCGCGCAGATAAAGGACAGCGGCCACATGATCGCTGTTGCCGGCTCCGACGTGAAGATTTCTGCCGGCAAGAAAAAGCACGGATTGCTTCGCAACAGCTGA